A section of the Acanthopagrus latus isolate v.2019 chromosome 20, fAcaLat1.1, whole genome shotgun sequence genome encodes:
- the cby1 gene encoding protein chibby homolog 1 produces MEDLKKSLKMPFFGNTFSPKKTPPRKSASLSSLHTLDRSTREVELGLEYGPPAMNIGGQTWKFEEGQWITESGGNGSSRELQRLKKKNVQLEEENNLLKLKIEVLLDMLTETTVEYHLIEKEVEDLKIQHRRKK; encoded by the exons ATGGAG GACCTTAAAAAATCACTAAAGATGCCGTTCTTTGGAAACACGTTCAGTCCGAAGAAGACTCCACCTCGTAAATCTGCATCTCTGTCCAGCCTTCACACG tTGGATCGGTCAACAAGAGAAGTGGAGCTGGGCCTTGAGTATGGACCTCCTGCGATGAACATCGGAGGTCAGACCTGGAAGTTTGAAGAGGGACAGTGGATTACAG AATCTGGAGGGAATGGATCAAGTAGGGAATTGCAGCGgcttaagaaaaaaaacgtacagctggaggaagagaaCAATCTCCTGAAACTGAAGATTGAAGTTCTCTTGGACATG TTGACGGAAACTACCGTGGAGTACCACCTGATTGAGAAAGAAGTGGAAGATTTAAAGATTCAACATCGAAGAAAGAAATGA
- the pdap1a gene encoding pdgfa associated protein 1a, with the protein MPRGGKKGHKGRGKQFSNPEEIDRQMKAQRELEEKGGAEKGSSSESDEESSSESDSESKKKCGVEGLIEIENPNRVSQKSKKVTELDITAPRELSRREREEIEKQKSKERYMKLHLEGKTDQARADLARLAIIKKQREDAAKKRDELRKEKDAEEAKGKR; encoded by the exons ATGCCTCGGGGCG GTAAAAAGGGCCACAAGGGTCGAGGGAAGCAATTCAGCAACCCTGAAGAGATTGACAGGCAGATGAAAGCGCAGAGGGAGCTG gagGAAAAAGGGGGAGCAGAGAAAGGCAGCTCTTCTGAGTCTGACgaagagagcagcagtgaaagcGACTCTGAG TCCAAAAAGAAGTGTGGAGTTGAGGGGCTTATAGAGATCGAGAACCCCAACCGTGTGTCTCAGAAGAGCAAGAAGGTGACTGAATTAGACATTACTGCTCCCAGAGAGCTGTCTCGCAGAGAGAG agaggagatAGAGAAGCAGAAGTCAAAGGAACGCTACATGAAGCTCCATCTTGAGGGGAAGACTGACCAGGCCAGGGCCGACCTGGCCAGACTGGCCATCATcaagaaacagagggaggatgCTGCCAAGAAGAGAGACGAACTCAGGAAAG aaaaagatGCCGAAGAAGCCAAAGGAAAGCGCTAG
- the sh3bp1 gene encoding SH3 domain-binding protein 1 isoform X1 has translation MLRQSLSILKQLSSGAKTQDATDLLHEDLVLVEQRVEPAKKAAQVLHKKLQGCMQSQQGLDAEKRMKKLPLMLLSISMAESLKDFDAESSIRRVLEMCCFMEKMLASMLADFEMKVEKAVLEPLNKLSEDDLPEILKNKKQFAKLTTDWNNARSRSQASTGPQAKQDGLREEVEEAWRRLESIKDQYSADLYHFATKEEDYANYFIRLLELQAEYHKNSHEFLNKNISELKENHSQKGPPLNLSNQKVYGEPLLSHLSRSNREIAAPIQECIHMLLRTGMREEGLFRLAAAASVVKRLKNCLDQETVDHSEFSMDPHAVAGALKCYLRELPEPLMTFELYGDWFKAAGEKDLAEKLEQFKALLRRLPPENYNNLRYLVQFLSLLSEQQAVNKMTPSNIAIVLGPNLLWPRAEGEAALFDMASASSVQVVTVIEPLIQHCSSLFPEAVSFEIPELPEIPEETLPPPVSQSLMSEREKLSRTVSSSSSTASSCSSFHLPLSKTNSTASQDSGGLFLVKSGSVSRSGTTTWASPVAETAAPSHQNTTSSSSPSVNPCPVVISNTSTACSSAPNQGPAPLPKATGPAPSTGQIRSPTQKQSSDQGQLEPIFEAPPDSPRALVKISSPYKPKRSFNVTKANQANEQVTVQFSKQRPPAPPRFQVPLPPAAAPASTDTRTQPVPAPRAHTASQKKPPPKKSGLKAPNCPPPLPPPSQPKAVPSIAQ, from the exons ATGCTCCGGCAGTCTCTGAGCATCCTGAAGCAGCTCAGCTCTGGTGCAAA GACACAAGATGCCACTGATCTTCTCCATGAGGACCTGGTTTTG GTGGAGCAGCGGGTGGAACCGGCCAAGAAGGCGGCTCAGGTCCTTCACAAGAAGCTGCAGGGCTGCATGCAGAGTCAGCAGGGGCTGGACGCCGAAAAACGAATG AAAAAGCTCCCCCTGATGCTGCTGTCCATCAGCATGGCGGAGAGCCTCAAAGACTTCGATGCAGAGTCCTCTATCAG GAGGGTGTTGGAGATGTGCTGTTTCATGGAGAAGATGTTGGCCAGCATGCTGGCGGACTTTGAGATGAAAGTGGAGAAGGCCGTTCTGGAGCCCCTCAACAAGCTCAGCGAG GACGATTTACCAGAGATCCTCAAGAACAAGAAGCAGTTTGCAAAGCTCACCACAGACTGGAACAATGCAAGAAGCAG GAGTCAAGCCAGCACAGGTCCCCAGGCAAAGCAGGATGGGCtcagagaggaagtggaagaagCGTGGAGGAGGCTGGAGAGCATCAAG GACCAGTACTCTGCAGATCTGTATCACTTTGCAACTAAGGAAGAAGACTATGCCAACTACTTCATCCGC CTTCTCGAGCTGCAAGCAGAGTACCACAAAAATTCACACGAGTTcctgaacaaaaacatcagcgAGCTCAAAGAGAATCACAGCCAGAAAG GGCCGCCGCTAAATCTCTCCAACCAGAAGGTCTACGGGGAGCCTCTGTTGTCTCATCTGTCTCGAAGCAACAGAGAAATCGCTGCGCCGATCCAGGAGTGCATTCACATGCTGCTCAGAACGGGCatgagagaggag GGTCTGTTCCGTCTGGCAGCGGCAGCCTCGGTGGTGAAGAGGCTGAAGAACTGCTTGGATCAAGAAACTGTCGACCACAGCGAGTTCAGCATGGACCCTCACGCCGTGGCTG GGGCCCTGAAGTGTTACCTGCGAGAACTCCCCGAACCTCTGATGACCTTCGAACTCTACGGTGATTGGTTCAAAGCAGCAGG agaaaaagacCTGGcggagaagctggagcagttCAAAGCACTTCTGAGGAGACTGCCTCCTGAAAACTACAACAACCTCAG GTACCTGGTCCAGTTCTTGTCTCTGTTGTCTGAGCAGCAGGCCGTAAACAAGATGACGCCCAGTAACATCGCCATCGTCCTGGGGCCCAATCTGCTCTGGCCACGAGCCGAAGG AGAAGCTGCCCTGTTCGACATGGCGTCAGCTTCCTCCGTCCAGGTGGTGACGGTCATTGAGCCCCTTATTCAGCACTGCTCCAGCCTCTTCCCCGAAG CTGTTTCTTTTGAGATCCCCGAACTTCCTGAAATCCCGGAAGAGACCCTGCCACCTCCTGTTTCACAGTCTCTGATGTCAGAAAGGGAGAAACTGAGCAGGACAGTCTCCTCCTCGTCAtccacagcctcctcctgctcctcatttCACCTCCCTCTCTCAAAGACAAACAG cacagCCTCTCAGGACAGTGGTGGCCTCTTCCTGGTGAAATCTGGCTCTGTGAGTCGCAGCGGCACCACCACATGGGCCAGCCCCGTGGCTGAGACAGCAGCACCAAgccatcaaaacacaacatccagcagctcaCCCTCTGTCAATCCCTGCCCGGTTGTGATTTCCAACACTTCCACTGCCTGCAGCTCGGCACCAAACCAGGGCCCAGCCCCGCTACCTAAAGCAACGGGACCAGCACCAAGCACAGGTCAGATCAGGAGTCCCACCCAGAAGCAGAGCTCGGATCAGGGCCAGCTTGAGCCAATTTTCGAGGCCCCACCAGACTCTCCTAGGGCACTTGTGAAGATCAGCTCACCTTATAAAC CGAAAAGATCCTTCAACGTGACCAAAGCCAACCAAGCTAACGAGCAGGTGACGGTTCAGTTCTCTAAACAAAGACCGCCAGCTCCACCCAGGTTCCAGGTCCCCCTGCCCCCCGCCGCAGCCCCGGCAAGTACGGACACGAGGACCCAGCCCGTACCAGCCCCGAGAGCCCATACGGCCAGCCAGAAGAAGCCTCCTCCAAAAAAGTCTGGACTCAAAGCCCCGAACTGCcccccacctcttcctcctccgtcGCAGCCAAAAGCGGTTCCATCTATAGCACAGTGA
- the LOC119010267 gene encoding phospholipase B-like 1 produces MERKSITLCVLLSALAASMQTYQLQEATVFWDAAQKSVILKEGVMETEGGAYGYFNDTLLMSGWGVLEICAGHGGNTQEDETTFFLAGYLEGYLTAGQMFNHYSNMYPQLIKDEKVLNPLKRFLSKQDQWARDQVKLRRYSDPLWKHLGLILAQLDGLHAGAALWAKRKHREPLSAFALQILNGVGDLLDLVPALTPRSNSSTGAGAFRMPGMGHCTALIKVLPGFENLLFGHSSWYTYAATMRIYKHWDFRLSDTHTATGKMSFSSYPGFLMSLDDFYLLGSGLLMTQTSIGVFNVSLFTHLSPHSLLSWQRVRLANSLAHSGEEWAHIFSKHNSGTYNSQYMVVDLSRVSLGHSIRTGALTVVEQIPGKVMHSDQTPALRRGYWPSYNIPFHIELYNLSGYGVMWKRYGEDFSYDLCPRAKILRRDQGKVSDLSSLKYIMRYNNYKRDPYSKGHPCKTVCCRNDLRPRRPRPGGCYDTKVTDYQMAVHLAAEAINGPTTQGGLRPFSWQSFNLSTHQGLPHTYNFSFVTMRPTLRLP; encoded by the exons atggagaggaagagcatCACACTGTGCGTCCTGCTGAGCGCACTGGCTGCATCAATGCAAACATACC AGCTCCAAGAGGCCACCGTGTTCTGGGATGCTGCCCAGAAAAGTGTGATCCTGAAAGAGGGGGTGATGGAGACGGAGGGGGGAGCGTACGGCTACTTCAATGACACCCTGCTCATGTCTGGGTGGGGTGTCTTGGAGATCTGCGCAGGTCATggtggaaacacacaggaggacgAGACCACCTTTTTCCTGGCTGGGTACCTGGAAGGTTACCTCACTGCTGG acagatgtTCAATCATTACTCCAACATGTACCCCCAACTCATAAAGGACGAGAAGGTTCTGAATCCCCTGAAGAGGTTTTTAAG CAAACAGGACCAGTGGGCAAGAGACCAGGTGAAACTGAGGAGATACAGCGACCCCTTGTGGAAGCATCTGGGACTGATCCTGGCCCAGCTGGATGGACTCCATGCCGGAGCGGCACTGTGGGCCAAACgcaaacacagagag CCTCTGTCAGCGTTTGCCCTCCAGATTCTGAATGGTGTCGGCGACCTCCTGGACCTTGTCCCAGCTCTGACGCCTCGCTCCAACTCCTCCACGGGGGCCGGCGCTTTCAGGATGCCAGGAATGGGCCACTGCACTGCTCTCATCAAG GTGCTGCCAGGCTTTGAGAACCTGTTGTTTGGCCACTCGAGCTGGTACACATATGCAGCCACCATGCGTATATATAAACACTGGGACTTCAGgttgtctgacacacacaccgccACTGGAAAGATGTCGTTCAGCAGTTATCCAG gcttcCTGATGTCTTTGGATGACTTCTACCTCCTCGGGAGCGGCCTGCTGATGACTCAGACCTCCATCGGCGTCTTCAACGTCTCCCTGTTTACCCATCTCAGCCCGCACAGCCTGCTGTCCTGGCAGAGAGTCCGCCTGGCCAACAGCCTGGCGCACAGCGGAGAGGAGTGGGCGCACATCTTCTCCAAACACAACTCAG GTACATACAACAGTCAGTACATGGTGGTGGACCTGAGCAGGGTTTCTCTGGGTCACAGTATCAGGACTGGAGCTCTCACTGTGGTGGAGCAGATTCCTGGGAAGGTGATGCACTCTGATCAGACTCCAGCTTTACGCAGAG GTTATTGGCCATCCTACAACATACCGTTTCATATTGAACTCTACAACCTGAGTGGATACGGCGTGATGTGGAAGAGATATGGAGAAGACTTCTCTTACGACCTCTGCCCCCGAGCCAAAATCCTCCGCAGGGACCAGGGCAAGGTGTCCGACCTCAGCTCCCTCAAGTACATCATGAGATACAACA ACTATAAGAGAGACCCCTACTCCAAGGGCCATCCATGTAAAACCGTCTGTTGTCGTAACGACCTGAGACCAAGGAGACCGCGTCCAGGAGGCTGTTATGACACTAAG GTGACGGACTACCAGATGGCTGTCCACTTGGCTGCGGAGGCAATAAATGGCCCCACGACGCAGGGGGGCCTGCGTCCGTTCTCTTGGCAATCCTTTAACCTTTCTACTCATCAGGGTCTCCCACACACCTACAACTTTTCATTTGTGACCATGAGGCCCACACTGCGTCTGccatga
- the sh3bp1 gene encoding SH3 domain-binding protein 1 isoform X2: MQSQQGLDAEKRMKKLPLMLLSISMAESLKDFDAESSIRRVLEMCCFMEKMLASMLADFEMKVEKAVLEPLNKLSEDDLPEILKNKKQFAKLTTDWNNARSRSQASTGPQAKQDGLREEVEEAWRRLESIKDQYSADLYHFATKEEDYANYFIRLLELQAEYHKNSHEFLNKNISELKENHSQKGPPLNLSNQKVYGEPLLSHLSRSNREIAAPIQECIHMLLRTGMREEGLFRLAAAASVVKRLKNCLDQETVDHSEFSMDPHAVAGALKCYLRELPEPLMTFELYGDWFKAAGEKDLAEKLEQFKALLRRLPPENYNNLRYLVQFLSLLSEQQAVNKMTPSNIAIVLGPNLLWPRAEGEAALFDMASASSVQVVTVIEPLIQHCSSLFPEAVSFEIPELPEIPEETLPPPVSQSLMSEREKLSRTVSSSSSTASSCSSFHLPLSKTNSTASQDSGGLFLVKSGSVSRSGTTTWASPVAETAAPSHQNTTSSSSPSVNPCPVVISNTSTACSSAPNQGPAPLPKATGPAPSTGQIRSPTQKQSSDQGQLEPIFEAPPDSPRALVKISSPYKPKRSFNVTKANQANEQVTVQFSKQRPPAPPRFQVPLPPAAAPASTDTRTQPVPAPRAHTASQKKPPPKKSGLKAPNCPPPLPPPSQPKAVPSIAQ, from the exons ATGCAGAGTCAGCAGGGGCTGGACGCCGAAAAACGAATG AAAAAGCTCCCCCTGATGCTGCTGTCCATCAGCATGGCGGAGAGCCTCAAAGACTTCGATGCAGAGTCCTCTATCAG GAGGGTGTTGGAGATGTGCTGTTTCATGGAGAAGATGTTGGCCAGCATGCTGGCGGACTTTGAGATGAAAGTGGAGAAGGCCGTTCTGGAGCCCCTCAACAAGCTCAGCGAG GACGATTTACCAGAGATCCTCAAGAACAAGAAGCAGTTTGCAAAGCTCACCACAGACTGGAACAATGCAAGAAGCAG GAGTCAAGCCAGCACAGGTCCCCAGGCAAAGCAGGATGGGCtcagagaggaagtggaagaagCGTGGAGGAGGCTGGAGAGCATCAAG GACCAGTACTCTGCAGATCTGTATCACTTTGCAACTAAGGAAGAAGACTATGCCAACTACTTCATCCGC CTTCTCGAGCTGCAAGCAGAGTACCACAAAAATTCACACGAGTTcctgaacaaaaacatcagcgAGCTCAAAGAGAATCACAGCCAGAAAG GGCCGCCGCTAAATCTCTCCAACCAGAAGGTCTACGGGGAGCCTCTGTTGTCTCATCTGTCTCGAAGCAACAGAGAAATCGCTGCGCCGATCCAGGAGTGCATTCACATGCTGCTCAGAACGGGCatgagagaggag GGTCTGTTCCGTCTGGCAGCGGCAGCCTCGGTGGTGAAGAGGCTGAAGAACTGCTTGGATCAAGAAACTGTCGACCACAGCGAGTTCAGCATGGACCCTCACGCCGTGGCTG GGGCCCTGAAGTGTTACCTGCGAGAACTCCCCGAACCTCTGATGACCTTCGAACTCTACGGTGATTGGTTCAAAGCAGCAGG agaaaaagacCTGGcggagaagctggagcagttCAAAGCACTTCTGAGGAGACTGCCTCCTGAAAACTACAACAACCTCAG GTACCTGGTCCAGTTCTTGTCTCTGTTGTCTGAGCAGCAGGCCGTAAACAAGATGACGCCCAGTAACATCGCCATCGTCCTGGGGCCCAATCTGCTCTGGCCACGAGCCGAAGG AGAAGCTGCCCTGTTCGACATGGCGTCAGCTTCCTCCGTCCAGGTGGTGACGGTCATTGAGCCCCTTATTCAGCACTGCTCCAGCCTCTTCCCCGAAG CTGTTTCTTTTGAGATCCCCGAACTTCCTGAAATCCCGGAAGAGACCCTGCCACCTCCTGTTTCACAGTCTCTGATGTCAGAAAGGGAGAAACTGAGCAGGACAGTCTCCTCCTCGTCAtccacagcctcctcctgctcctcatttCACCTCCCTCTCTCAAAGACAAACAG cacagCCTCTCAGGACAGTGGTGGCCTCTTCCTGGTGAAATCTGGCTCTGTGAGTCGCAGCGGCACCACCACATGGGCCAGCCCCGTGGCTGAGACAGCAGCACCAAgccatcaaaacacaacatccagcagctcaCCCTCTGTCAATCCCTGCCCGGTTGTGATTTCCAACACTTCCACTGCCTGCAGCTCGGCACCAAACCAGGGCCCAGCCCCGCTACCTAAAGCAACGGGACCAGCACCAAGCACAGGTCAGATCAGGAGTCCCACCCAGAAGCAGAGCTCGGATCAGGGCCAGCTTGAGCCAATTTTCGAGGCCCCACCAGACTCTCCTAGGGCACTTGTGAAGATCAGCTCACCTTATAAAC CGAAAAGATCCTTCAACGTGACCAAAGCCAACCAAGCTAACGAGCAGGTGACGGTTCAGTTCTCTAAACAAAGACCGCCAGCTCCACCCAGGTTCCAGGTCCCCCTGCCCCCCGCCGCAGCCCCGGCAAGTACGGACACGAGGACCCAGCCCGTACCAGCCCCGAGAGCCCATACGGCCAGCCAGAAGAAGCCTCCTCCAAAAAAGTCTGGACTCAAAGCCCCGAACTGCcccccacctcttcctcctccgtcGCAGCCAAAAGCGGTTCCATCTATAGCACAGTGA
- the cdc42ep1a gene encoding cdc42 effector protein 1: MNLQEKLSGLKGLVTHSHSKRRYKGDLTLDMISPPLGDFRHTMHVGRGGDVFGDTSFLSNHGGSANANNGESDSISSPDNKIGAFFSRTLRQIRRGSDNRPREVSKDLSPPPPPVSPIIKNAISLPRLDVDMPNGSPTTKLLFGSSQSTPDEKKSSYGLDSGFVTLPRLSRSERQQPSISLPISCSPNIHRGSLTDPTDAILSTCSASILTSDPKPTTTAYSDSLPSLTSLDTFTFDLGPSLMSEVFGLIDGHHEEHGHVWEGEEAGSACGLTTEGSEMDSATISYVDSLLREDCGGGKSPHQVEWEEEDGSVTGVNGVGLSVKVPDVVMGSPERVRLGIGMESERFQSATDVLARHYGGSLLKGQSRMAVADSGMMIINQAKKNMSYSYMDDEDEIKV, encoded by the exons ATGAATCTTCAGGAAAAGCTGTCAGGCCTCAAAGGCCTGGTCACACACTCCCACAGCAAGCGCCGCTATAAAGGCGACCTCACGTTGGACATGATCAGCCCTCCTCTGGGTGACTTCCGCCACACCATGCACGTGGGCCGCGGCGGCGATGTATTCGGGGACACCTCGTTCCTCAGCAACCACGGCGGCTCGGCCAACGCGAACAACGGGGAATCGGATTCCATTTCCAGCCCCGACAACAAGATCGGGGCGTTCTTCTCCAGAACGCTCCGGCAGATCAGGAGGGGCTCCGACAACCGTCCCAGAGAAGTATCCAAAGATCTGTCGCCGCCGCCACCTCCCGTTTCTCCCATCATCAAGAACGCCATCTCCCTTCCCAGGCTGGATGTGGATATGCCCAATGGGAGTCCTACCACCAAACTGCTGTTCGGCAGTTCTCAAAGCACGCCAGATGAGAAGAAAAGCTCTTATG GTCTCGACTCTGGTTTCGTCACTCTGCCTCGTCTCTCCCGCTCTGAGCGCCAGCAGCCTTCCATCTCCCTCCCCATTTCCTGCTCACCTAACATCCACCGCGGCTCTCTGACCGACCCCACCGACGCCATCTTATCCACTTGCTCCGCCTCCATACTTACTTCTGACCCCAAACCCACCACCACCGCCTACTCTGactcccttccctccctcacctccctggACACCTTCACCTTTGACCTGGGCCCCTCCCTCATGAGCGAGGTGTTCGGCCTGATCGACGGCCACCACGAGGAGCACGGCCACGtctgggagggagaggaggcgggCTCAGCGTGCGGGCTGACCACTGAGGGATCAGAGATGGACTCGGCCACTATCTCATATGTGGATTCGCTGTTGCGAGAGGACTGCGGGGGCGGGAAGAGCCCGCATCAGGTGGAatgggaggaggaagacgggaGCGTGACGGGGGTGAACGGAGTTGGGCTTTCTGTTAAAGTGCCTGACGTGGTGATGGGATCCCCTGAAAGAGTGAGGTTGGGGATAGGGATGGAGAGCGAGCGGTTCCAGAGTGCTACAGATGTGCTCGCACGCCATTATGGCGGCAGCCTCTTAAAGGGACAGAGCAGGATGGCAGTGGCAGATTCAGGGATGATGATCATCAACCAGGCGAAGAAGAACATGTCCTACAGTTACATGGACGACGAGGATGAAATCAAAGTCTGA